The Altererythrobacter sp. Root672 genome includes a window with the following:
- a CDS encoding transporter: MARRCAGPAFVATAVALSTPAAASEGGASFYLLGSGGPEAAVLPPVEGVFLDNTMYFYSGEASVDREFVIGGNVVAGINADIFANFTTLLWVPSTDVLGGTLALGTALPIGRPAVDASVVLTGPRGNQVSVNREDSAWVIGDPVATAALAWNLDKETHLQFGTMVNIPIGQYREDQLANLSFHRWIVDASLAATWHNEAGWDLSTKTGITFNGTNNFTDYNTGTELHWEASVEKTLSKQVSLGLQAYHYQQISGDSGTGAVLGPNKGEVSAVGVTGAYNFVLGKTPVTARVRVFEEFNTTRRLDGTAVFFSLTLPISMKLPPGAGG; the protein is encoded by the coding sequence ATGGCAAGACGGTGCGCCGGGCCGGCTTTCGTAGCCACCGCCGTGGCCCTGTCGACCCCCGCCGCTGCCTCCGAAGGGGGGGCCAGCTTCTACCTGCTCGGATCGGGTGGTCCTGAGGCGGCGGTGCTGCCGCCGGTCGAGGGCGTGTTCCTGGACAACACGATGTACTTCTATAGCGGCGAAGCGAGCGTCGACCGCGAGTTCGTTATCGGCGGCAACGTAGTGGCCGGTATCAACGCCGACATCTTCGCCAACTTCACCACCCTGCTGTGGGTGCCCAGCACCGACGTTCTCGGCGGCACCCTGGCATTGGGGACGGCCCTGCCCATCGGCCGTCCTGCAGTAGACGCCTCCGTCGTCCTGACCGGCCCTCGCGGCAACCAGGTTTCCGTCAACCGCGAAGACTCGGCTTGGGTCATCGGCGACCCGGTGGCGACGGCCGCTCTCGCCTGGAACCTGGACAAGGAAACGCACCTCCAGTTCGGCACCATGGTGAACATCCCGATCGGCCAGTACCGCGAGGACCAGTTGGCCAATCTTTCGTTCCACCGCTGGATCGTCGACGCCTCGCTGGCGGCCACCTGGCATAACGAGGCGGGATGGGATCTCTCGACGAAGACCGGGATCACCTTCAACGGCACCAACAATTTCACCGACTACAACACTGGCACCGAACTCCACTGGGAAGCCTCGGTCGAGAAGACGCTGTCGAAGCAAGTCTCGCTCGGTCTCCAGGCCTACCACTACCAGCAGATCAGCGGCGACAGCGGAACCGGCGCCGTGCTCGGCCCCAACAAGGGCGAGGTTTCGGCGGTCGGCGTCACAGGAGCCTACAACTTCGTGCTCGGCAAGACGCCAGTAACCGCCCGGGTCCGCGTGTTCGAGGAATTCAACACCACCCGCCGGCTCGATGGTACGGCCGTGTTCTTCTCCTTGACCCTCCCCATTTCGATGAAGCTTCCGCCTGGAGCAGGAGGATAA
- a CDS encoding acid phosphatase: protein MNERTLRLAVAAACAACVALGAWSATEVVAQGPQDASAAIAQLPPGYLPREALPDSLALLPPPPAADSAAMERDEQARQATIPVRNTPRWALAASDADLKFPHAGSLFSCAAGIPISPETTPKLYALLGRMLIDVGLSTYKAKTHYNRTRPFVTHNEGTCYPPDEELLRHDGSYPSGHSAAGWGWALVLAELVPDRADAILQRGRDFGQSRVICDAHWQSDVDAGRVIASGTVARLHADPGFQADLAAVRQEIAGLSPVAQASAQCEAESAALSAQS, encoded by the coding sequence GTGAACGAGCGAACTCTACGTCTGGCCGTAGCCGCGGCCTGCGCCGCCTGCGTTGCCCTCGGCGCTTGGTCGGCTACCGAAGTGGTTGCGCAAGGCCCTCAGGACGCGAGCGCGGCGATCGCCCAGCTTCCTCCCGGCTACCTGCCCCGCGAAGCCCTGCCGGACAGCCTGGCGCTGCTTCCCCCGCCTCCGGCTGCCGACTCTGCCGCGATGGAGCGGGACGAACAAGCGCGCCAAGCTACGATCCCGGTCCGTAACACGCCCCGCTGGGCCCTCGCGGCTTCGGACGCCGACCTCAAGTTTCCTCACGCAGGCAGCTTGTTCTCCTGCGCCGCCGGTATCCCGATCAGCCCCGAAACTACCCCCAAGCTCTACGCACTGCTCGGTCGGATGCTGATCGATGTCGGCCTGTCGACCTACAAAGCCAAGACGCACTACAACCGGACCCGACCCTTCGTTACGCATAACGAAGGCACCTGCTATCCGCCCGATGAAGAGCTGCTGCGGCACGACGGCTCCTATCCCTCGGGCCACAGCGCCGCCGGATGGGGATGGGCCCTGGTGCTCGCCGAGTTGGTCCCCGACAGGGCAGATGCGATCCTCCAACGAGGCCGCGATTTCGGGCAGAGCCGGGTGATCTGCGACGCGCACTGGCAAAGCGATGTCGATGCGGGCCGAGTGATCGCCTCCGGCACCGTCGCGCGCCTCCACGCGGACCCCGGCTTCCAGGCGGACCTGGCGGCGGTACGTCAGGAGATCGCCGGTCTCTCCCCTGTCGCTCAGGCCAGCGCCCAATGCGAAGCGGAAAGCGCTGCCCTCTCAGCCCAGTCCTGA
- a CDS encoding formylglycine-generating enzyme family protein, producing MTAHQPRKTSATEAETEDMVWLDGGVFKMGSDNHYPEEAPVHLAKVDGFWIDRLPVTNRQFAAFVEETGHVTTAEIAPDPKDYPGALPEMCKAGSLVFVQPPGPVDLSNWYNWWSFMFDADWRHPQGLGSSIDAIMDHPVVHVSHSDALAYAKWAGKDLPTEAEWEYAAWGGTEDAEFAWGDELEPNGEHRANVWQGSFPWENAERDGFARTSPVGSFPPNGFGLSDMIGNTWEWTDDWYIARHSSPTSKPCCIPSNPRGGEEEASHDPGDTARIARKVVKGGSHLCAPNYCRRYRPPARHPHPIDTSTSHIGFRCVRRGGKEASGLG from the coding sequence ATGACGGCTCATCAACCCAGGAAAACGTCTGCCACCGAGGCCGAGACCGAGGACATGGTCTGGCTCGACGGCGGCGTATTCAAGATGGGATCGGACAACCACTATCCTGAGGAAGCACCGGTCCACCTGGCGAAAGTAGACGGCTTCTGGATCGACAGGCTGCCTGTCACCAATCGTCAATTCGCGGCGTTCGTCGAAGAGACCGGCCATGTGACGACCGCTGAGATCGCGCCCGATCCCAAGGATTACCCCGGCGCCTTGCCGGAGATGTGCAAGGCCGGCTCGCTGGTCTTCGTGCAACCGCCGGGGCCGGTGGACCTTTCGAACTGGTACAACTGGTGGTCGTTCATGTTCGACGCCGACTGGCGCCACCCTCAGGGGCTGGGCAGCAGCATCGACGCCATCATGGACCACCCGGTGGTTCACGTGAGCCACTCGGACGCGCTGGCTTACGCCAAGTGGGCGGGGAAGGACCTGCCGACCGAGGCCGAGTGGGAATACGCTGCCTGGGGTGGCACCGAGGATGCGGAATTCGCGTGGGGCGACGAACTCGAACCGAACGGCGAGCATCGCGCCAATGTCTGGCAGGGCTCCTTCCCATGGGAGAACGCCGAGCGGGATGGCTTCGCGCGAACCTCGCCGGTTGGCAGCTTCCCGCCGAACGGCTTCGGCCTGTCCGACATGATCGGCAACACCTGGGAATGGACCGACGACTGGTACATCGCCCGTCACTCTTCGCCGACGAGCAAGCCTTGCTGCATCCCCAGCAACCCCCGCGGCGGGGAAGAGGAGGCCAGCCACGATCCCGGCGACACTGCCCGCATCGCGCGGAAGGTCGTGAAGGGAGGATCGCACCTCTGCGCGCCCAACTACTGCCGCCGCTATCGGCCTCCTGCACGGCATCCCCATCCGATCGACACCTCGACCAGCCACATCGGCTTCCGCTGCGTCAGGCGGGGCGGGAAGGAAGCCTCAGGACTGGGCTGA
- a CDS encoding DUF1622 domain-containing protein, whose translation MDWVEPTAEIVASGLEFIMLVVIVIGTLRALKSVVAHVIKREALAADVRRIWLHYAGWIVLALEFALAADLIGTMIQPTWDDIGQLAAIGAIRTALAWFLSRDIEEFSHEPEAKEERA comes from the coding sequence GTGGACTGGGTCGAACCAACTGCTGAAATCGTCGCCTCGGGCCTCGAGTTCATCATGCTCGTAGTCATTGTCATCGGCACCTTGCGGGCGCTCAAGTCCGTGGTCGCCCACGTCATCAAGCGCGAAGCGCTCGCGGCCGACGTCCGGCGGATCTGGCTGCACTATGCAGGGTGGATCGTCCTGGCGCTGGAGTTCGCTCTGGCGGCGGATCTGATCGGCACCATGATCCAGCCGACCTGGGACGACATCGGCCAACTCGCCGCCATCGGCGCAATCCGGACGGCGCTCGCGTGGTTCCTGAGCAGAGACATCGAAGAATTCAGCCACGAGCCGGAAGCGAAGGAAGAGCGAGCCTAA